The proteins below come from a single Candidatus Flexicrinis affinis genomic window:
- a CDS encoding amidohydrolase, whose protein sequence is MIESILVNGRITTHDPRHPQVSALAISGGRIVAAGADHEIVALARPGTRQYNLDGRRVTPGLTDAHLHGQLTARTLADVNVMNAAKADAIVRVAERARTTPPGTWILGAGWTQELWEGKHFPTRFDLDAVAPDHPVLLGSKSLHAYWVNSKALEIAGLTRDTPDPEGGQYQRDVYGELTGVIFENASAVRDHVPALTTDQIADLLERTQEQMLARGLTGWHDYDGPPCLSALQVLRERGKLVMRVVKNVNAPYIEHIIQSGQRWGFGDDWLRLGGLKIFADGALGPRTAHMLAPYNGEPDNFGVIVTEKDEMQQLVSRASANGIPSTIHAIGDAAVRTVLDVYAVVRAEEAARGERPDQRRHRIEHVQLIHPDDVGRLAQMHIIASIQPIHAVSDIEMADAYWGERARLAYNARVQLDLGAPVAFGSDSPVDTFDPVIGVYAAVARRRASDGAPGTDGWYPENRLTLDEALRGYTEGPAYAAGMEHHLGRLTPGYLADLVVWDRDLFDIPLDELPHAQVVGTMTGGEWRFGGV, encoded by the coding sequence ATGATTGAATCGATACTGGTCAACGGGAGAATCACCACCCACGACCCGCGTCACCCGCAGGTCTCGGCGCTGGCCATCAGCGGCGGGCGGATCGTCGCGGCTGGCGCAGACCACGAGATCGTGGCGCTGGCGCGGCCCGGCACACGCCAGTACAACCTCGACGGACGGCGGGTTACGCCCGGCTTGACCGACGCACATCTGCACGGCCAATTGACCGCACGCACGCTGGCCGACGTCAACGTGATGAACGCGGCGAAGGCAGATGCCATCGTGCGGGTTGCCGAGCGCGCGCGCACGACCCCGCCGGGCACGTGGATTCTCGGCGCAGGCTGGACTCAGGAATTATGGGAAGGCAAGCACTTCCCGACTCGTTTCGACCTCGACGCTGTCGCCCCCGATCATCCCGTATTGCTCGGCTCGAAGAGCCTGCACGCCTATTGGGTCAACTCCAAGGCGCTGGAGATCGCCGGCCTCACCCGCGATACGCCCGACCCGGAAGGCGGGCAGTATCAACGCGATGTGTACGGTGAATTGACCGGCGTCATCTTCGAGAACGCATCCGCCGTGCGCGATCACGTACCAGCGTTGACGACCGACCAGATCGCCGACCTGCTCGAGCGCACGCAGGAACAGATGCTAGCGCGCGGATTGACCGGCTGGCACGACTACGACGGTCCGCCGTGCTTGAGCGCGCTGCAAGTGCTGCGGGAGCGCGGCAAGCTCGTCATGCGGGTGGTCAAGAACGTCAACGCACCGTACATCGAGCACATCATCCAGTCGGGTCAACGGTGGGGCTTCGGCGACGATTGGCTGAGGCTGGGCGGGCTGAAGATCTTCGCGGATGGGGCGCTCGGCCCGCGCACGGCGCACATGCTGGCCCCGTACAACGGTGAACCGGACAACTTTGGGGTAATCGTCACAGAGAAAGACGAGATGCAGCAGCTCGTTAGCCGGGCCAGCGCGAACGGCATCCCGTCCACGATCCACGCGATCGGCGATGCAGCGGTTCGCACGGTATTGGACGTGTATGCAGTCGTCCGCGCCGAGGAAGCGGCCCGCGGCGAACGGCCCGACCAGCGCCGGCATCGCATCGAACACGTCCAGTTGATCCACCCGGACGACGTGGGACGCCTCGCACAAATGCACATCATCGCCAGCATTCAGCCGATCCACGCCGTCTCCGACATCGAGATGGCCGACGCCTATTGGGGCGAACGTGCGCGGCTCGCCTACAACGCCCGCGTGCAGCTTGACCTCGGCGCACCGGTGGCGTTCGGCAGCGACAGCCCGGTCGACACGTTCGATCCGGTGATCGGGGTGTATGCAGCGGTCGCCCGGCGCCGCGCGTCCGATGGCGCGCCCGGCACGGACGGTTGGTACCCCGAGAACCGGCTCACGTTGGACGAGGCGCTGCGCGGCTATACCGAAGGCCCGGCCTATGCCGCCGGCATGGAGCACCATCTCGGGCGGCTGACGCCGGGCTATCTGGCCGACTTGGTGGTGTGGGATCGCGACTTGTTCGATATCCCGCTGGACGAACTGCCGCACGCACAGGTCGTCGGCACGATGACTGGCGGCGAATGGCGCTTCGGCGGCGTGTAA
- a CDS encoding PKD domain-containing protein, translating to MNARHVRLIRLGAVLIVATAAAIGCTGAAEPTATPSSTPTATVTASATATATATATDTPTPTPTATSTPTATATDTATPTASLTPTNTPTITPTPGPAAPRASFGIADSRRLTVKFDNRTRGRGLVLWDFGDGTTSTDFEPSHTYAAEGRYVVQLTVRNVSGSSTAIRGLTLRLPTCTLSVRSPVTMLNTPSNRGAPKGRVTSGSLSTNLAAYDDEGNTWYYVRRTVTGWVRADWFTTITGECPVPEEE from the coding sequence ATGAACGCTCGACACGTACGACTCATCCGGTTGGGTGCGGTGCTGATCGTCGCGACGGCCGCTGCCATCGGCTGCACCGGCGCTGCCGAACCCACGGCAACGCCGTCCTCGACCCCGACTGCGACGGTCACGGCATCGGCGACTGCGACTGCGACCGCCACCGCGACAGATACGCCCACGCCGACCCCGACCGCCACTTCGACACCGACCGCAACCGCCACGGATACCGCGACACCGACCGCGTCGTTAACGCCCACCAACACGCCGACGATCACGCCCACGCCCGGCCCAGCCGCGCCGCGCGCCAGCTTTGGCATCGCGGACTCGCGCCGGCTCACGGTGAAGTTCGACAATCGTACCCGCGGTAGAGGGTTAGTGCTGTGGGACTTCGGCGACGGCACGACCTCGACCGATTTCGAACCCTCGCACACTTACGCTGCCGAAGGGCGCTACGTCGTACAGCTCACCGTCAGGAACGTCAGCGGCAGCAGCACCGCCATTCGCGGTCTGACACTGCGCCTGCCGACCTGCACGCTGTCGGTGCGCAGTCCGGTAACCATGCTCAACACGCCGAGCAATCGTGGAGCACCAAAGGGTCGCGTCACCAGCGGTTCGCTTTCAACCAATCTGGCGGCCTACGACGATGAAGGCAACACGTGGTACTACGTGCGCCGCACGGTCACCGGCTGGGTCCGTGCCGACTGGTTCACCACGATCACCGGCGAATGCCCGGTGCCAGAGGAAGAATAG
- the secA gene encoding preprotein translocase subunit SecA produces MFRSITKRLFGGGGDRVLNEYRDRVDQINALEPTISALTDEQLRAKTDAFRARIEEGEPLEAVLPEAFAVVREAAKRTIGQRHFDVQLIGGMVLHEGKIAEMKTGEGKTLTATLAIYLNALLGKGVHLITPNDYLSKVGVQTMGPIYDFLGLSVAVIQNMGNDPAMASFLYDPQFGSNDARYQNLRPVKRVEAYGADITYGTNNEFGFDYLRDNMVWEENQLVQMRGLHYAIVDEVDNILIDEARTPLIISGPAEKPSDLYRKFADLVRRLKVSSHDSVVNEAPDGDYVVDEKDRVAFLTEAGTEKIEKLLGIDELYHPEHAEMIPYLDNCLRAHALYTKDKEYVVQDGQIIIVDEFTGRLMYGRRFSEGLHQAIEAKENVEVRRENLTLATITFQNFFLMYDKLAGMTGTAMTESEEFYKIYKLDVVSIPTNLPIARADNNDLIYINEKAKFEAIANEIKARYDKGQPVLIGTVAIETSERLSEFLKKSKIPHQVLNAKQHEREAGIIAQAGRAGAVTIATNMAGRGVDILLGGNPDGLARQMLREKGIDVTQVTHDDWEAALAEAKAITKSERQKVIDAGGLFVLGTERHEARRIDNQLRGRSGRQGDPGESRFMLSLDDDLVRRFGGERMRGVMNWAKLPDNEPIEHSLITRMIQQAQVRVEGYHFDTRKRVKEYDDVVNRQRDLTYQRRRDILTATESLRDQYMEMLDEAIEEQLDAYFAPESEMDATMLYRQMLTIFPVPEDITDDTIDLCGDDRAALKALLLEAGEKAYDRKTEELGPVMLLAEKRILLMSIDNQWQRHLTDLDILREGIGLVSIAQRDPLVEYKRQSFDMFDDMEARVRTQALNSIFRVQIQQAQATPQRRAMTTGRAAAPELAAASPAERATATAGNSGPERPQPVRAIKRPGPNDPCWCGSGQKYKKCHMKQDRISDARS; encoded by the coding sequence ATGTTCCGCTCGATCACGAAACGACTCTTCGGCGGCGGCGGCGACCGTGTGCTGAATGAATACCGCGACCGCGTCGATCAGATCAACGCGCTCGAACCCACGATCTCCGCGCTAACGGACGAACAGCTCCGCGCCAAGACCGACGCGTTCCGGGCACGCATCGAAGAGGGCGAGCCGTTGGAAGCCGTCCTGCCGGAGGCCTTCGCGGTCGTCCGCGAAGCGGCCAAGCGCACTATCGGCCAGCGTCACTTCGACGTTCAGCTCATCGGCGGCATGGTGCTGCACGAGGGCAAGATCGCCGAGATGAAGACCGGCGAAGGCAAGACGCTCACCGCCACTCTCGCCATCTACCTCAATGCCCTGCTGGGCAAAGGCGTCCATCTGATCACGCCCAACGATTACCTGAGCAAGGTCGGCGTGCAGACGATGGGCCCAATCTATGACTTCCTCGGCCTCAGCGTGGCCGTGATTCAGAACATGGGCAACGACCCGGCCATGGCGTCGTTCCTGTACGACCCGCAGTTCGGCAGCAACGACGCACGCTATCAGAATCTGCGCCCGGTCAAGCGCGTGGAGGCCTACGGCGCGGACATCACCTACGGCACCAATAACGAGTTCGGCTTCGACTACCTGCGCGACAACATGGTGTGGGAAGAGAACCAGCTCGTGCAGATGCGCGGCCTGCACTACGCCATCGTCGACGAGGTCGATAACATCCTAATTGACGAAGCGCGTACGCCGCTTATCATCAGTGGTCCGGCCGAGAAGCCGTCCGATCTCTATCGCAAGTTTGCCGACCTAGTGCGCCGGCTCAAGGTGAGCAGTCACGACAGCGTCGTCAACGAAGCGCCTGATGGCGACTACGTCGTCGACGAGAAGGATCGCGTCGCCTTCCTGACCGAGGCCGGCACCGAAAAGATCGAGAAGCTGCTCGGCATTGACGAGCTGTATCACCCCGAACACGCCGAGATGATCCCCTATCTCGACAACTGCCTGCGCGCCCATGCCCTGTACACCAAGGACAAGGAATACGTCGTTCAGGACGGCCAGATCATCATCGTGGACGAGTTCACGGGCCGCTTGATGTACGGCCGGCGTTTCAGCGAAGGTCTCCATCAGGCGATCGAAGCGAAGGAGAATGTCGAGGTCCGGCGCGAGAATCTTACGCTGGCGACCATTACGTTCCAGAACTTCTTCCTGATGTACGACAAGCTGGCCGGCATGACCGGTACGGCGATGACCGAGTCGGAAGAGTTCTACAAGATCTACAAACTCGATGTCGTCAGCATCCCGACCAACCTGCCGATCGCACGCGCCGACAACAATGACCTGATCTACATCAACGAGAAGGCCAAGTTCGAGGCCATCGCGAACGAAATCAAGGCACGCTACGACAAAGGCCAGCCTGTGCTGATCGGTACGGTCGCCATCGAGACCAGCGAACGCCTCAGCGAATTTCTCAAGAAGTCGAAGATTCCGCATCAAGTTCTGAACGCCAAGCAGCACGAGCGCGAGGCCGGGATCATCGCACAGGCCGGGCGTGCTGGCGCCGTGACCATCGCCACCAACATGGCCGGGCGTGGTGTCGACATCCTGCTTGGCGGCAACCCGGACGGGCTTGCGCGCCAGATGCTGCGCGAAAAGGGCATCGATGTCACGCAGGTCACCCACGACGACTGGGAAGCGGCGCTCGCCGAGGCCAAGGCGATCACCAAGTCCGAACGGCAGAAGGTGATCGACGCGGGCGGTTTGTTCGTGCTCGGCACCGAGCGTCACGAGGCGCGCCGAATCGACAACCAGCTCCGTGGACGTTCAGGCCGTCAGGGCGACCCGGGCGAGTCGCGCTTCATGCTCAGCCTCGATGACGACCTCGTGCGCCGGTTCGGCGGCGAGCGCATGCGCGGTGTGATGAACTGGGCCAAGCTGCCCGACAACGAGCCGATCGAGCACAGCCTCATCACGCGCATGATCCAGCAGGCGCAGGTGCGCGTCGAAGGCTATCATTTCGACACCCGCAAGCGCGTCAAGGAATACGACGACGTCGTCAACCGCCAGCGCGACCTGACCTACCAGCGCCGGCGCGACATCCTGACCGCCACCGAAAGCCTGCGCGATCAGTACATGGAGATGCTCGACGAGGCGATCGAGGAGCAGTTGGACGCGTACTTCGCGCCGGAGAGCGAGATGGACGCGACCATGCTCTACCGTCAGATGCTGACGATCTTCCCCGTGCCGGAGGACATCACTGACGACACGATCGACCTCTGTGGCGACGACCGCGCGGCGCTGAAGGCCCTGCTGCTCGAGGCGGGCGAAAAGGCCTATGATCGCAAGACCGAAGAACTCGGCCCGGTCATGCTGTTGGCCGAGAAGCGCATCCTGCTCATGTCGATCGACAATCAGTGGCAGCGCCACCTGACCGACCTCGACATCCTGCGCGAGGGCATCGGACTCGTTAGCATCGCTCAACGCGACCCGTTGGTGGAGTACAAGCGCCAGTCGTTCGATATGTTCGACGACATGGAAGCGCGCGTGCGGACGCAGGCGCTCAACAGCATCTTCCGCGTACAGATTCAGCAGGCGCAGGCCACGCCGCAGCGCCGCGCGATGACCACCGGTCGCGCCGCCGCGCCAGAGCTCGCCGCCGCATCCCCGGCTGAGCGCGCGACCGCCACAGCCGGAAACAGCGGCCCCGAGCGCCCGCAGCCCGTCCGCGCCATCAAGCGGCCCGGCCCGAACGATCCGTGCTGGTGCGGCAGCGGGCAGAAATACAAGAAGTGTCACATGAAACAGGATCGAATTTCTGACGCGCGCAGTTAG
- a CDS encoding response regulator transcription factor → MGKVILIVDDNLSVRTLLRDYLTEQGYTCVTAGNGRDALFAARHEKPDLVLLDIMMPEMDGFDFLRQYRKERDTPVILLTARVEETDKVIGLELGADDYVTKPFGMAELGARIRAVLRRYDKAAVAVPDVLRGGAITLDREQRTVAVSGQRVDLTRSEFDLLAVLMGSMGRTFSRMDLIEALHGDVIQGVERTIDVHIRNLRTKLEPDPAEPRYILTVFGVGYRFAGED, encoded by the coding sequence ATGGGTAAAGTCATCCTCATCGTAGACGACAATCTGAGTGTGCGGACACTCCTGCGCGACTACCTGACCGAACAGGGTTACACGTGCGTCACGGCAGGCAACGGACGCGACGCGCTGTTCGCCGCCCGCCACGAAAAACCCGATCTCGTCCTGCTCGACATCATGATGCCGGAGATGGACGGCTTCGACTTCCTGCGCCAATACCGCAAAGAGCGCGACACGCCGGTGATCCTGCTCACGGCGCGGGTCGAGGAAACTGACAAGGTCATCGGGCTTGAACTGGGGGCAGACGACTATGTGACCAAGCCCTTCGGCATGGCCGAACTGGGGGCGCGCATCCGTGCCGTGCTGCGCCGCTATGACAAGGCGGCGGTCGCCGTGCCGGACGTCTTGCGCGGTGGGGCCATTACGCTCGACCGCGAACAGCGCACAGTTGCAGTGTCCGGGCAGCGCGTCGACCTCACCCGCTCCGAATTCGATCTGCTAGCCGTGTTGATGGGCAGCATGGGCCGGACGTTCTCGCGCATGGACCTGATCGAAGCGCTGCACGGCGATGTCATACAGGGCGTCGAACGCACAATCGACGTGCACATACGCAATCTGCGCACCAAGCTCGAGCCGGACCCCGCCGAGCCGCGCTACATCCTGACGGTATTCGGGGTCGGCTATCGGTTTGCCGGCGAGGACTGA
- a CDS encoding RidA family protein yields MLEQTRIPVRSTLAETFPYSRAVRIGNVITVSGTGAYGPDGNIVGPRDPYQQAVRIYQIIDDALRHFGATRNDVARVGIYVTNIKHWEAVGRAHKEYFFSEPPAVTLTQVSALLYPEMLVLIDAMAVVAES; encoded by the coding sequence ATGCTCGAACAGACTCGTATCCCCGTTCGTTCTACACTCGCCGAAACGTTTCCGTATTCTCGCGCAGTCCGCATTGGCAACGTCATCACCGTATCCGGTACGGGGGCGTATGGCCCGGACGGCAACATCGTCGGGCCGCGTGACCCTTATCAACAGGCCGTGCGCATCTACCAGATCATCGACGATGCGCTAAGGCACTTCGGCGCAACTCGCAACGATGTCGCCCGCGTCGGGATCTACGTCACCAACATCAAGCACTGGGAGGCGGTCGGCCGGGCGCACAAAGAGTATTTCTTCAGCGAGCCGCCGGCAGTCACGCTGACGCAGGTCTCCGCGCTGCTGTATCCGGAGATGCTGGTTCTGATCGACGCGATGGCGGTCGTCGCGGAGTCGTAA
- a CDS encoding HAMP domain-containing protein: MRISLTAKWVLSIALASLVGMVVAAVVVNSATSRDFDRLRIEREVEDVSDAAVIFFQQQGSLDGFMSMSGRGQGMHYEGTLGRVVMPPGVVLLDIEGEVVSGLPGASPDGLPFELTLNTLSPVTLDDGTLIGQVALIDAGPPLDPRDQLYLDNTARALMIGALGAAAVAVAVGAVLAGVFLRPLRALNTAIHAVERGDLKQHIPVRGSDELADVIRAFNRMSAELDRVNALRRQMTADIAHDLRTPLTVIRGYLEAMTDGALPPSPERLAAIRGEVTTLHHLIEDLRTLSLADAGELRLQRQPIQPAALLSDVRESFALQAEARGVTLEVDAAPDLPPVAVDPLRMTQVFGNLVSNALRHTPPGGHVMLLAAPSGPNVEFTVEDTGEGIPPEQLAHIFERFYRGEASRQQQEGESGLGLAIVRSLVEAHGGTIRAESAPGNGTRMTIALTPQLLGSR, encoded by the coding sequence ATGCGCATTTCGCTGACCGCTAAGTGGGTGCTATCGATCGCGCTGGCGAGTCTGGTCGGGATGGTCGTCGCCGCCGTCGTCGTGAACAGCGCCACCTCGCGCGATTTCGACCGCCTGCGCATCGAGCGCGAGGTAGAGGACGTCTCGGATGCCGCCGTCATCTTCTTCCAGCAGCAGGGTTCGCTCGACGGTTTCATGTCTATGTCCGGCCGCGGGCAAGGCATGCACTACGAGGGAACCCTCGGGCGGGTCGTCATGCCCCCCGGCGTCGTCCTGCTTGACATCGAAGGCGAGGTCGTCAGCGGGCTTCCCGGTGCCTCGCCCGACGGACTCCCGTTTGAGCTTACGCTCAACACGCTGAGCCCGGTGACACTCGATGACGGCACGTTGATCGGGCAGGTCGCACTGATCGACGCTGGCCCGCCGCTGGATCCCCGCGACCAGCTCTACCTCGACAACACGGCCCGCGCGCTGATGATCGGAGCGCTCGGCGCGGCGGCGGTGGCGGTAGCGGTCGGAGCCGTGCTCGCGGGCGTATTCCTTCGCCCGCTTCGCGCGCTCAACACCGCGATTCATGCCGTGGAACGAGGCGATCTCAAGCAGCACATTCCGGTGCGCGGCAGCGACGAATTGGCCGACGTGATCCGCGCCTTCAACCGAATGAGCGCCGAACTCGACCGCGTCAACGCACTGCGCCGGCAGATGACCGCCGATATCGCCCACGATCTGCGCACGCCGCTGACGGTGATCCGCGGCTACCTCGAAGCCATGACCGACGGGGCGCTGCCGCCGTCTCCGGAACGGCTCGCCGCGATCCGGGGCGAGGTCACCACCCTGCACCATCTGATCGAGGATTTGCGCACGCTGTCGTTGGCCGACGCGGGCGAACTGCGCCTGCAGCGCCAGCCCATCCAACCGGCGGCGCTGCTGTCCGACGTGCGCGAGTCGTTTGCGCTGCAAGCCGAGGCGCGCGGCGTGACGTTGGAGGTCGACGCGGCCCCGGACCTGCCGCCCGTAGCGGTCGACCCGCTGCGTATGACGCAGGTCTTCGGCAATTTGGTCAGCAATGCCCTGCGCCATACGCCCCCCGGCGGTCACGTGATGCTGCTCGCCGCCCCATCCGGTCCCAATGTCGAGTTTACGGTCGAGGACACCGGAGAAGGCATCCCGCCGGAACAGCTCGCGCACATCTTCGAACGCTTCTACCGTGGAGAAGCTTCGCGGCAACAGCAGGAAGGCGAGTCCGGACTGGGTTTGGCGATCGTGCGCTCGCTGGTCGAAGCGCACGGTGGCACTATTCGTGCCGAGAGCGCACCCGGCAACGGCACGCGCATGACGATCGCTTTGACTCCGCAGCTTTTGGGTTCCCGTTAG
- a CDS encoding DUF3298 domain-containing protein, translating into MKRIVLLGILALLIAAMPAAAQDMPCQAGGQNFDNPEVCRASIEVTIAYPTWILDNPTTAETVVGWIGEARSQFLALAAEYWDAFTFAYSLDISFEETALAEQTRSVVFTISEYTGGAHPNSYFQTYTVDASAGELLTLADVFRDVDAGLPAVSGLAAQAILSDMGEMADAQWVTDGTAPEPVNFQHWVLADDALRVFFPPYQVGPYAMGPQMVDIPLSELYDLLAPRWQASGD; encoded by the coding sequence ATGAAGCGGATCGTGTTATTGGGAATCCTCGCGCTGCTGATTGCCGCGATGCCGGCGGCGGCGCAGGACATGCCGTGCCAAGCCGGCGGACAGAACTTTGACAATCCCGAGGTTTGCCGTGCCAGCATCGAGGTGACGATCGCGTACCCGACTTGGATCCTCGACAACCCGACGACGGCGGAGACGGTCGTGGGCTGGATCGGCGAGGCGCGCTCGCAATTTCTCGCGTTGGCGGCCGAGTACTGGGATGCCTTCACGTTTGCGTACTCGCTGGACATCTCGTTCGAGGAGACGGCGCTGGCCGAGCAAACGCGATCGGTCGTGTTCACGATTTCCGAGTACACCGGCGGTGCGCATCCCAACAGCTATTTCCAGACCTACACCGTCGATGCCAGTGCCGGCGAGCTGCTGACTCTGGCCGATGTCTTTCGCGATGTGGATGCCGGATTGCCGGCAGTATCGGGGCTGGCGGCGCAGGCCATCCTGAGCGACATGGGCGAGATGGCCGACGCGCAGTGGGTCACCGACGGCACCGCGCCCGAGCCGGTGAACTTCCAGCATTGGGTGCTGGCCGACGATGCGCTGCGTGTGTTCTTCCCGCCGTATCAGGTCGGGCCGTACGCGATGGGGCCGCAGATGGTCGACATCCCGCTGAGCGAGCTGTACGACCTGCTTGCGCCACGCTGGCAGGCGTCAGGCGACTAA
- a CDS encoding ABC transporter permease subunit: protein MSAAPQSLPSAQETALTPRERQLAVSATWLLVGVAIHGVMAILITLVGIVTALNGASLDGIVSVLIGGFGPPADYAWVTALGLTLLSAVALLLIRAGVQAHEWWAWIAATGTVAGMVATIAGWRYFPGIVTIVTVVWGLLPVALFRGALRSNPVASKELRERMRGGRAFAVLTVYLLLMSAFAVLLFLANAPFSRGLATSVTGDLGRTVFAGVVGLELLLIMFIAPAFTAGAVTGERERQTYDLLKITLLPRATFLIGKLESALGFIVLLLLAALPLQSIAFLFGGVSEVELFVSFIVLIATAIAFGAVGIFFSTLTDRTVTASVRSYATALIVLVGAPVLAAFFGGPFAAVYTGSGTGFSGSPVVESFWIYIGAIISSLNPFTASTASQTLLLNQGSTGLWSATLSSTGGTIPLVSPWISYSVIALAVAVVLIALSVRRIRQVED, encoded by the coding sequence ATGTCCGCCGCCCCGCAAAGCCTGCCGTCAGCCCAAGAAACCGCGCTTACGCCGCGAGAACGACAGCTTGCCGTCAGCGCGACATGGCTGTTGGTCGGTGTGGCAATACACGGTGTTATGGCGATCCTCATCACGCTCGTCGGCATTGTCACGGCGCTGAATGGTGCTTCCCTCGACGGAATCGTGTCGGTGTTGATCGGCGGGTTCGGCCCGCCTGCAGATTACGCGTGGGTCACGGCGTTGGGTCTGACACTGCTTTCTGCCGTCGCACTACTGCTAATTCGCGCCGGTGTGCAAGCCCACGAATGGTGGGCGTGGATCGCCGCGACGGGCACGGTCGCTGGCATGGTTGCCACGATCGCGGGCTGGCGTTACTTCCCCGGCATCGTCACCATCGTGACGGTTGTATGGGGCCTACTGCCGGTCGCCTTGTTTCGCGGCGCGCTGCGTTCCAACCCGGTTGCCTCGAAAGAACTGCGCGAACGGATGCGCGGCGGGCGCGCGTTCGCCGTCCTTACCGTGTACCTGCTGCTGATGAGCGCCTTTGCCGTGCTGCTTTTCCTCGCCAACGCGCCGTTCAGCCGCGGCTTGGCGACGTCCGTCACCGGCGATTTGGGTCGCACAGTGTTTGCCGGCGTGGTCGGCCTCGAACTGCTCCTGATCATGTTTATCGCCCCTGCGTTCACCGCCGGCGCCGTCACCGGCGAGCGCGAACGCCAAACCTACGATCTGCTCAAGATCACGCTGCTTCCGCGCGCCACCTTCCTGATCGGCAAGCTCGAGTCTGCGCTCGGGTTTATCGTGCTGCTGCTGCTGGCTGCGCTCCCCCTGCAAAGCATCGCGTTTTTGTTCGGCGGCGTCAGCGAAGTGGAACTTTTCGTGTCGTTTATCGTCTTAATTGCAACGGCGATTGCCTTCGGCGCGGTCGGCATCTTCTTTTCGACACTGACCGATCGCACCGTGACCGCCAGCGTGCGATCGTACGCCACGGCGTTGATCGTGCTGGTCGGTGCGCCGGTACTGGCCGCGTTCTTCGGCGGTCCGTTTGCCGCGGTGTACACGGGCAGCGGCACCGGGTTCAGCGGGTCGCCGGTGGTCGAGTCGTTCTGGATTTACATCGGCGCGATCATATCGAGCCTGAACCCGTTTACAGCCAGCACCGCCAGCCAGACTCTGCTTTTGAATCAGGGGAGTACAGGCTTGTGGTCGGCGACGTTAAGCTCGACCGGCGGTACGATCCCGCTGGTGTCGCCGTGGATCAGCTACAGCGTGATCGCGCTGGCGGTCGCCGTCGTGCTGATCGCCCTGTCCGTCCGCCGCATCCGTCAGGTTGAGGATTAA